The Myxococcota bacterium genome has a segment encoding these proteins:
- a CDS encoding alpha/beta family hydrolase, producing MLGIPEWWPTGSRVAVVLAHGSTSDLHDPLLEHVHRELTLRRCLTLRFNFPFAEARKRASSDSPERLDHAFRAAIATLGRDPSAAPAHLFIGGVGLGARVAARLATDPIRVDGLVLLNYPLHPRGKPELADAEDLYRIISPMLFVQGMRDPSCDVDRLRDALVRVGAPTRLQVVESADAAFKVTKKSGIDPRAVRHAVLEAIATWLEDQVGAL from the coding sequence TCCACGAGCGACCTCCACGACCCGCTGCTCGAGCACGTCCACCGCGAGCTCACGCTGCGCCGGTGCCTCACGCTCCGCTTCAACTTTCCCTTCGCCGAGGCGCGCAAGCGCGCGTCGTCCGACTCGCCCGAACGTCTCGACCACGCGTTCCGCGCGGCAATCGCGACGCTCGGACGCGACCCGTCGGCCGCGCCCGCCCATCTGTTCATCGGGGGCGTCGGACTCGGCGCGCGCGTCGCCGCGCGCCTCGCGACCGACCCGATCCGCGTCGACGGCCTGGTGCTGCTCAACTACCCGCTGCACCCGCGCGGCAAGCCCGAGCTCGCGGACGCGGAGGATCTCTACCGGATCATCTCGCCGATGCTCTTCGTGCAGGGCATGCGCGACCCGAGCTGCGACGTCGACCGGCTCCGCGATGCGCTCGTGCGCGTCGGTGCGCCGACGCGCCTGCAGGTCGTCGAGAGCGCCGACGCCGCGTTCAAGGTCACGAAGAAGTCGGGCATCGACCCGCGGGCGGTGCGGCACGCGGTGCTCGAGGCGATCGCGACCTGGCTCGAGGACCAGGTGGGCGCGCTCTGA
- a CDS encoding Rieske 2Fe-2S domain-containing protein, with amino-acid sequence MARGPGGRALRTRADGRARDADAPAPGEEGARWRGTIALDAVAGLRAGELRRIDVAGRRLCIGRRAQGLFAVDDACPHAGGSLSAGLLAGSELICPEHAWAFDVDTGETPDDDRVRLRRYEVRVSASDGELELVSRDVADAGGEK; translated from the coding sequence CTGGCTCGAGGACCAGGTGGGCGCGCTCTGAGGACGCGTGCGGACGGGCGTGCGCGCGATGCCGACGCGCCCGCGCCCGGCGAAGAAGGCGCGCGCTGGCGCGGGACGATCGCGCTCGACGCCGTCGCCGGGCTGCGGGCGGGCGAGCTGCGGCGCATCGACGTGGCCGGGCGCCGGCTCTGCATCGGGCGGCGCGCGCAGGGGCTCTTCGCGGTCGACGACGCGTGCCCGCACGCGGGCGGGAGCCTCTCGGCGGGGCTGCTCGCGGGCAGCGAGCTGATCTGCCCCGAGCACGCGTGGGCCTTCGACGTCGACACGGGCGAGACGCCCGACGACGATCGCGTGCGCCTGCGCCGCTACGAGGTGCGCGTGTCGGCATCGGACGGGGAGCTCGAGCTCGTGTCGCGCGACGTCGCGGACGCGGGTGGAGAGAAGTAG